TCCTCGAGAAAGTCGTCGAGGGCAAGAAGGGCGCGGTGAAGCTCGTCAAGATCAACACCGAAGAGCATCAGGCCTATGCCAGCCAGCTCGGCGTGCGCTCGATCCCCGCCGTCTATGCCTTCCACAAGGGCCGCCCGGTCGACGGGTTCATGGGCGCGCTGCCGGAATCGCAGGTCTCCGCCTTCATCGAACGCCTCGTCGGCGGCACCGATAACGCACAGGTGATCGCCGAAGCGCTGTCGCAGGCCGAAGCCGCCAGCCAGGCCGGCGACATCGCGCTCGCCGCCGAAATCTGCGCCGCCATCCTCCAGGAAGAGCCCGAGAACGTGCCCGCCATCGCCGGTCTCGCCCGCTGCTATCTCGCCAATGGCGACAAGGAACGCGCCCTCGCCACGCTCGAGATGGTGCCTGAAGCCAAGAAGAACGAAAGCCTCGTGAAGGGCGTGCGCATGGCAATCGAAATGGCTGCCGAAGCGCCAGCCCCGACCGAACTCGACGCCGCCGTCTCTGCCGTCAACGCCAATCCCGGCGACCACGCCAAGCGTTTCGAACTCGCGGAACAGTACGCCGCGGCCGGGCGTTACAAGGACGCAGCGGATCATCTCCTGATCATCCTCTCGGCCAAGCTCGGCTGGGAAGACGGCAAGGCCAAGGACAAGCTGCTGCAGGTGTTCGAAGCGGCCGGCCCGACCGATCCGGTCACCATTGAAGGCCGCCGCCGCCTCTCGTCGCTGATGTTCGCCTGACTGCGGACGCCCGCACGGGCTTGTCCTTGAGGTTCGCCAGGAAGGACGCTGCCATGAGCCAGTACCACAAGACGACCGATCTTCCGGCGACGCTGGCGATTTTCCCGCTGCCGGGCGCGATGCTGTTCCCGCATTGGGAACTGCCGCTCAACATCTTCGAGCCGCGCTACCTCAACATGATCGACGACGCGATGCGCGGCGACCGGATGATCGGAATGGTGCAGACCCTCGGCGGTCCGCGCGAACGTCCGGACATCGCGCAGGTCGGCTGCGCCGGGCGCATCACCCGCTACAGCGAAACCGACGACGGCCGCTACCTGATTACGCTCAGCGGCATCTGCCGCTTCCGCGTCGCGCGCGAACAGGCCGTCACCACGCCCTACCGGAAGGTCACGCCCGACTGGGCGGTGTTTGCCGCGGACCTGCAGCCGGCCTCGGAGTCCGGCCTGCCGCCGCGCACCCGCCTCGTCAGCGCGCTGCGCACCTACATCGCCGCGCTCGGCCTCGATGCCGACTGGAGCGCCGTCGAGGACGCACCGATGGAAACGCTCGTCCACGCTCTTGCCGCGGGCTGTCCGTTCGAGGCAGCAGAGAAACAGGCGCTGCTGGAAGCCCCGTCGCTGGCCGACCGGGCCCGCACGCTCATCACCCTGCTTGAGATCGATGGCCGGGGCGGCGATACTGGACCCCTGCAATAGGATTCCGCCATGAGCGACCCCGGCCCCGACGCCCCGCCCAGCCCGCATGCGCCGCCTTCCGGCGTCGATCCGCGCCTGCTGGAACTGCTGATCTGCCCGCTGACGCGCCAGCCGCTGGTTTACGACCGCACGGCGAATGAGCTGGTGTCGAAGAAGGCGCGCCTTGCCTATCCGATCCGCGGCGGCATTCCGATCATGCTGGCGGAAGAAGCCCGTGACCTCGACCTGCCGGCCGCGCCGGAAGGGGAGGAGGGGGGCGAATGAGCGCGCTCGCCTGGCCCGCACGGCTTACCTTCCGCGCCGGCGCGCAGGAAATGTTCGCCGAGTTCGACGACGGCGCGTCCGGCATCGTTTCCTACAAGCGCCTGCGTGCGGAAAGTCCGTCTGCGGAGGTGCAGGGTCACGGGCGCGGCCCCAGGCCGCCGCAGCCCCCGGTGCCGGAAGACATCCGTGTGCTGAAGGCCGAGCCGGTCGGGCGCTATGCCGTCCGCATCTTCTTTTCGGATGGCCACTCCAGCGGCCTCTACACCTGGAACATCCTCCGCGCCCTGACGGTCGGCGACTGACCGCAGGCAGCGCCTAGCGCATCAGGCTCGGCAGATGGTCCTGGTCGGCGCTCGCCTGCCTGGCCAGCAGCTTGCGAAGCGGCGCCACGCGGTTGGCCGCTGTCAGGGCAAGCCCGCGCAGGCCCTTGAGCATGGCATTGTCGTTCGAGAAGGCCCGGTCGATGAGGTCCATGGTCATCGCCGTCAGGTTCGAATCGAACCGGCGCCAGTCCTGGTAGCGGGCCAGCACCGTGTCGCTGCCCGGATCAAGGCCCGTCTCGCGCGCCTCCGTCATCACGTCGATCAGTGCGGCGGCATCTTTAAAGCCTAGGTTCAGGCCTTGCCCGGCCAGCGGATTGATCCGCCGCGCCGCGTCGCCCAGCAGCGCGGTGCGCGGCCCGGTCATGGTCCGGGCAATCTGCATCACCAGCGGATAGGCGAGGGGAGGGCCCGCGAGGTGCATCTCACCGGCAAAGTGCGCGAACCGGGCATTGAGTTCAGCCTCGATGGCGTCTTTCGGAAGCTTGGCCAGCGCTTCGGCCGCGCCGGACTTCATGTACCAGGCAAGGTTCGCCCGGTCGCCGGGCAGGGGCAGCGTCGCGAACGGGCCTTCCGGCGTGAACAGCTGGCGGGCGATCCCGCCATGTGGCCGGCTCAGGGACACATCGGCAGCGAACACCGACTTGCGATAGTCGCGTCCTTCCGAGCGGATGCCGAGCGCGGTGCGCACCGCCGAATGGATCCCGTCGCAGGCCGCCACCAGACCTGCCTTCAGGGTGCGCCCGTCTTCGAGGTCCAGCTCGGCCCCTGCAGGGCCCGTCCGCATGCCCGAAAACCGTGCACCGCGCAGCCAAGTCAGGTTGGCCGTGCCACCGGCCACCCGGTCCAGCGCAGCCTGCAGGGCGCCGGCGGGCACCATCTGACCCAGCGCTTCACCGTCTGTGCCAGCCGGGAGGTCGCCGGTTGAGAACGCGGCATGCGGCGCGCCGAACCAGTGTGTGCCGCCGTCTTCGGCGTCCAGCCCGTTGAGCGGCGTCGTGGTGCCGGCAAGGTCGCCCTCGATCCCGGCGGCGCACAACAGCCGCCAGCTGCCCCGCACGATCGCGAAAGTCCTTGTATCTGCAGCATTTGTTGCAGAGGCGGGCCGCCCATCGACGAGCGCAACCGTGAAGCCTGCGCGCGCCGCCAGCACCGCCAGCGATGTGCCGACCGGACCCGCGCCGACGACGGCGAGGTCGAATTGCGAAGGCAGGCTGATGTCGGTTTCACCCATATGAATGAGGTAGCGATGCTGCACTGCGGCGTCCAGCGGTGGCATCGAATTGGGCGTTTGGCCGCAAGCGTGCACAACCTTTAGCCAACCGGCCCCGGAATCGGGCGCGGCAAGTGTCTGCCGTGCGACTTTTTCGGGCAGGCGAAATCATATCGGCTCCGGGAGAGCGCGGGGGGTCCCGAGCTCTGCAGGACCGAAACAGACAGAAGGAGGGGCCCATGGGCCGATTGACTGGATTACTGATC
The genomic region above belongs to Acidobacteriota bacterium and contains:
- a CDS encoding Trm112 family protein; this translates as MSDPGPDAPPSPHAPPSGVDPRLLELLICPLTRQPLVYDRTANELVSKKARLAYPIRGGIPIMLAEEARDLDLPAAPEGEEGGE
- a CDS encoding DUF971 domain-containing protein yields the protein MSALAWPARLTFRAGAQEMFAEFDDGASGIVSYKRLRAESPSAEVQGHGRGPRPPQPPVPEDIRVLKAEPVGRYAVRIFFSDGHSSGLYTWNILRALTVGD
- a CDS encoding FAD-dependent monooxygenase; protein product: MGETDISLPSQFDLAVVGAGPVGTSLAVLAARAGFTVALVDGRPASATNAADTRTFAIVRGSWRLLCAAGIEGDLAGTTTPLNGLDAEDGGTHWFGAPHAAFSTGDLPAGTDGEALGQMVPAGALQAALDRVAGGTANLTWLRGARFSGMRTGPAGAELDLEDGRTLKAGLVAACDGIHSAVRTALGIRSEGRDYRKSVFAADVSLSRPHGGIARQLFTPEGPFATLPLPGDRANLAWYMKSGAAEALAKLPKDAIEAELNARFAHFAGEMHLAGPPLAYPLVMQIARTMTGPRTALLGDAARRINPLAGQGLNLGFKDAAALIDVMTEARETGLDPGSDTVLARYQDWRRFDSNLTAMTMDLIDRAFSNDNAMLKGLRGLALTAANRVAPLRKLLARQASADQDHLPSLMR
- a CDS encoding LON peptidase substrate-binding domain-containing protein, which produces MSQYHKTTDLPATLAIFPLPGAMLFPHWELPLNIFEPRYLNMIDDAMRGDRMIGMVQTLGGPRERPDIAQVGCAGRITRYSETDDGRYLITLSGICRFRVAREQAVTTPYRKVTPDWAVFAADLQPASESGLPPRTRLVSALRTYIAALGLDADWSAVEDAPMETLVHALAAGCPFEAAEKQALLEAPSLADRARTLITLLEIDGRGGDTGPLQ
- a CDS encoding co-chaperone YbbN; translated protein: MATAGLQHTIEGTDQGFMADVVEASMTQPVIVDFWAPWCGPCRTLGPVLEKVVEGKKGAVKLVKINTEEHQAYASQLGVRSIPAVYAFHKGRPVDGFMGALPESQVSAFIERLVGGTDNAQVIAEALSQAEAASQAGDIALAAEICAAILQEEPENVPAIAGLARCYLANGDKERALATLEMVPEAKKNESLVKGVRMAIEMAAEAPAPTELDAAVSAVNANPGDHAKRFELAEQYAAAGRYKDAADHLLIILSAKLGWEDGKAKDKLLQVFEAAGPTDPVTIEGRRRLSSLMFA